One genomic segment of Panicum virgatum strain AP13 chromosome 2N, P.virgatum_v5, whole genome shotgun sequence includes these proteins:
- the LOC120662090 gene encoding ubiquitin carboxyl-terminal hydrolase 24-like isoform X1, which translates to MSGGGSGSGSGDKMLLFGSFTEDETKLFQGQPLKSPTKSATKSWEHPEIQFGSLNFSVLSLQKASSPIAKGVVLPAKSADAQSSVITKENACSNKKEAVGSSFPNGGPVLANGCPLVNVFPNNVVLENVKKTEAVVPPAMPVAPPVVTAKSISNAAPHAVSEVDKESTKSTQNRKLDKEKEITENGSPVVDTPIVAASADEAVTSLNKKASQNMPLLPHGLRNTGNICFLNATLQALLSCPPFVHLLQDLRNRSIPKVGYPTLSAFVEFLSQFDVLDESVMKKNEKAVTVAAKPLNPAMFDTVLRNFTPDVPAGTSARPRQVLADSVLRQEDAQEFLSFAMNRMHDELLKLNGNGSNSKEGMVVSSADDDAWETVGRKNKSAIVRTQSFVPSELSSIFGGQLQSVVKAAGNKASATVEPFLLLHLDIFPDAVQTLNDALHLFSAPESLEGYRTAAGKAGVVTARKSFKIHALSKIMILHLKRFSYGNHGSAKLYKPLHFPLQLVLSRDLLSLPLSEGRKYELVATITHHGRDPYRGHYTAHAKHANGQWLRFDDDAVAPVGQNEVLHDQAYILFYQQV; encoded by the exons ATGagtggcggcggcagtggcagcggcagcggcgacaaG ATGTTGCTGTTCGGGTCCTTTACAGAGGATGAGACGAAGTTGTTCCAGGGTCAGCCTCTCAAAAGTCCGACTAAAAGTGCGACCAAATCATGGGAACATCCAGAGATCCAGTTTGGCTCGCTGAACTTTTCAGTTCTGAGTCTACAGAAAGCATCAAGTCCTATTGCTAAAGGTGTTGTTCTTCCTGCAAAATCAGCAGATGCTCAGAGCAGTGTCATTACAAAAGAGAATGCATGCAGTAATAAAAAGGAAGCTGTAGGATCTAGCTTTCCAAATGGTGGACCAGTTCTGGCTAATGGATGCCCCCTTGTGAATGTTTTTCCTAACAATGTTGTATTAGAGAATGTGAAGAAGACGGAGGCTGTTGTTCCTCCAGCTATGCCTGTTGCTCCTCCAGTTGTTACTGCCAAAAGCATCAGCAATGCTGCACCACATGCAGTGTCAGAGGTGGACAAGGAAAGCACCAAATCCACTCAAAACAGAAAGTTAGATAAGGAAAAGGAAATAACTGAAAATGGAAGCCCAGTTGTTGATACACCTATTGTTGCAGCTTCAGCAGATGAGGCGGTCACAAGCTTAAACAAGAAAGCCTCTCAGAACATGCCCCTGCTTCCTCATGGTTTGAGGAATACAGGAAATATTTGCTTCTTGAATGCAACTTTGCAGGCATTGCTTTCGTGCCCGCCTTTTGTCCACCTTTTACAGGATTTGAGAAACCGAAGTATACCTAAG GTTGGCTACCCAACTCTGAGTGCTTTTGTTGAGTTCCTCTCTCAATTTGATGTGCTTGACGAATCAGTTATGAAGAAAAATGAGAAGGCTGTTACAGTTGCTGCAAAACCACTTAATCCTGCCATGTTCGATACTGTTCTCAGAAACTTTACTCCGGATGTGCCGGCTGGAACATCTGCTCGGCCAAGGCAAGTGCTTGCTGATTCTGTTCTTAG GCAAGAAGATGCTCAAGAGTTTTTAAGTTTTGCCATGAATAGAATGCATGATGAACTGCTGAAGCTTAATGGCAATGGTTCGAATTCAAAGGAGGGTATGGTTGTTTCTTCTGCCGACGATGATGCTTGGGAGACTGTTGGACGAAAGAACAAATCTGCAATAGTTAGAACTCAGAGTTTTGTTCCATCCGAACTAAGTTCTATTTTTGGGGGGCAACTACAGAGTGTTGTGAAAGCTGCAG GTAACAAAGCATCAGCTACAGTTGAGCCCTTCCTACTTCTCCATCTTGATATATTCCCAGATGCTGTTCAGACACTGAACGATGCACTTCATCTTTTCTCTGCTCCTGAGTCTTTAGAAGGATACAGAACAGCTGCTGGAAAG GCTGGTGTGGTGACTGCTAGAAAATCATTCAAGATACACGCGCTTTCAAAGATAAtgatactacacttgaagaggTTCAGTTATGGAAATCATGGGAGCGCTAAACTTTATAAGCCACTCCACTTCCCTCTGCAGCTGGTTCTTAGTCGTGACCTGCTGAGCTTGCCGTTGTCAGAG GGTAGAAAATATGAACTTGTTGCGACCATCACTCATCATGGGAGGGACCCATACAGGGGGCACTACACTGCtcatgcaaagcatgccaacgGCCAGTGGCTTCGATTTGACGATGATGCTGTCGCCCCTGTGGGCCAGAACGAGGTCTTGCATGACCAAGCATATATCCTGTTCTACCAGCAAGTCTGA
- the LOC120662092 gene encoding protein EARLY RESPONSIVE TO DEHYDRATION 15-like, producing MSTMAVASSSLNPNAPLFIPAAYRQVEDFSPEWWELVKTTAWFRDHWFRQHQLHEAAYEAAFGLPDDADVDVAALLPDDSVDLLDTDDLFYAPDHHVAKPAGYDLDVLRAVSLGSPRAVVGAPSPRAQQQQQQQRHADKPAHHVGVRGAARRFIHQPR from the coding sequence atgagcacCATGGCCGTGGCGTCGTCGTCGCTGAACCCGAACGCGCCGCTCTTCATCCCGGCGGCGTACCGCCAGGTGGAGGACTTCTCGCCCGAGTGGTGGGAGCTCGTCAAGACCACCGCCTGGTTCCGCGACCACTGGTTCCGCCAGCACCAGCTCCACGAGGCGGCCTACGAAGCCGCCTTCGGGCTCCCcgacgacgccgacgtcgaCGTCGCCGCGCTCCTCCCCGACGACTCCGTCGACCTGCTCGACACCGACGACCTCTTCTACGCGCCCGACCACCACGTCGCCAAGCCCGCCGGGTACGACCTCGACGTGCTCAGGGCGGTGAGCCTCGGCTCCCCGAGGGCCGTCGTCGGCGCCCCGTCGCCGcgcgcccagcagcagcagcagcagcagaggcacgCGGACAAGCCGGCGCACCACGTCGGCGTCAggggcgccgctcgccgcttcATCCACCAGCCTCGCTAG
- the LOC120662090 gene encoding ubiquitin carboxyl-terminal hydrolase 24-like isoform X2 → MSGGGSGSGSGDKMLLFGSFTEDETKLFQGQPLKSPTKSATKSWEHPEIQFGSLNFSVLSLQKASSPIAKGVVLPAKSADAQSSVITKENACSNKKEAVGSSFPNGGPVLANGCPLVNVFPNNVVLENVKKTEAVVPPAMPVAPPVVTAKSISNAAPHAVSEVDKESTKSTQNRKLDKEKEITENGSPVVDTPIVAASADEAVTSLNKKASQNMPLLPHGLRNTGNICFLNATLQALLSCPPFVHLLQDLRNRSIPKVGYPTLSAFVEFLSQFDVLDESVMKKNEKAVTVAAKPLNPAMFDTVLRNFTPDVPAGTSARPRQEDAQEFLSFAMNRMHDELLKLNGNGSNSKEGMVVSSADDDAWETVGRKNKSAIVRTQSFVPSELSSIFGGQLQSVVKAAGNKASATVEPFLLLHLDIFPDAVQTLNDALHLFSAPESLEGYRTAAGKAGVVTARKSFKIHALSKIMILHLKRFSYGNHGSAKLYKPLHFPLQLVLSRDLLSLPLSEGRKYELVATITHHGRDPYRGHYTAHAKHANGQWLRFDDDAVAPVGQNEVLHDQAYILFYQQV, encoded by the exons ATGagtggcggcggcagtggcagcggcagcggcgacaaG ATGTTGCTGTTCGGGTCCTTTACAGAGGATGAGACGAAGTTGTTCCAGGGTCAGCCTCTCAAAAGTCCGACTAAAAGTGCGACCAAATCATGGGAACATCCAGAGATCCAGTTTGGCTCGCTGAACTTTTCAGTTCTGAGTCTACAGAAAGCATCAAGTCCTATTGCTAAAGGTGTTGTTCTTCCTGCAAAATCAGCAGATGCTCAGAGCAGTGTCATTACAAAAGAGAATGCATGCAGTAATAAAAAGGAAGCTGTAGGATCTAGCTTTCCAAATGGTGGACCAGTTCTGGCTAATGGATGCCCCCTTGTGAATGTTTTTCCTAACAATGTTGTATTAGAGAATGTGAAGAAGACGGAGGCTGTTGTTCCTCCAGCTATGCCTGTTGCTCCTCCAGTTGTTACTGCCAAAAGCATCAGCAATGCTGCACCACATGCAGTGTCAGAGGTGGACAAGGAAAGCACCAAATCCACTCAAAACAGAAAGTTAGATAAGGAAAAGGAAATAACTGAAAATGGAAGCCCAGTTGTTGATACACCTATTGTTGCAGCTTCAGCAGATGAGGCGGTCACAAGCTTAAACAAGAAAGCCTCTCAGAACATGCCCCTGCTTCCTCATGGTTTGAGGAATACAGGAAATATTTGCTTCTTGAATGCAACTTTGCAGGCATTGCTTTCGTGCCCGCCTTTTGTCCACCTTTTACAGGATTTGAGAAACCGAAGTATACCTAAG GTTGGCTACCCAACTCTGAGTGCTTTTGTTGAGTTCCTCTCTCAATTTGATGTGCTTGACGAATCAGTTATGAAGAAAAATGAGAAGGCTGTTACAGTTGCTGCAAAACCACTTAATCCTGCCATGTTCGATACTGTTCTCAGAAACTTTACTCCGGATGTGCCGGCTGGAACATCTGCTCGGCCAAG GCAAGAAGATGCTCAAGAGTTTTTAAGTTTTGCCATGAATAGAATGCATGATGAACTGCTGAAGCTTAATGGCAATGGTTCGAATTCAAAGGAGGGTATGGTTGTTTCTTCTGCCGACGATGATGCTTGGGAGACTGTTGGACGAAAGAACAAATCTGCAATAGTTAGAACTCAGAGTTTTGTTCCATCCGAACTAAGTTCTATTTTTGGGGGGCAACTACAGAGTGTTGTGAAAGCTGCAG GTAACAAAGCATCAGCTACAGTTGAGCCCTTCCTACTTCTCCATCTTGATATATTCCCAGATGCTGTTCAGACACTGAACGATGCACTTCATCTTTTCTCTGCTCCTGAGTCTTTAGAAGGATACAGAACAGCTGCTGGAAAG GCTGGTGTGGTGACTGCTAGAAAATCATTCAAGATACACGCGCTTTCAAAGATAAtgatactacacttgaagaggTTCAGTTATGGAAATCATGGGAGCGCTAAACTTTATAAGCCACTCCACTTCCCTCTGCAGCTGGTTCTTAGTCGTGACCTGCTGAGCTTGCCGTTGTCAGAG GGTAGAAAATATGAACTTGTTGCGACCATCACTCATCATGGGAGGGACCCATACAGGGGGCACTACACTGCtcatgcaaagcatgccaacgGCCAGTGGCTTCGATTTGACGATGATGCTGTCGCCCCTGTGGGCCAGAACGAGGTCTTGCATGACCAAGCATATATCCTGTTCTACCAGCAAGTCTGA
- the LOC120662090 gene encoding ubiquitin carboxyl-terminal hydrolase 24-like isoform X3: MSGGGSGSGSGDKMLLFGSFTEDETKLFQGQPLKSPTKSATKSWEHPEIQFGSLNFSVLSLQKASSPIAKGVVLPAKSADAQSSVITKENACSNKKEAVGSSFPNGGPVLANGCPLVNVFPNNVVLENVKKTEAVVPPAMPVAPPVVTAKSISNAAPHAVSEVDKESTKSTQNRKLDKEKEITENGSPVVDTPIVAASADEAVTSLNKKASQNMPLLPHGLRNTGNICFLNATLQALLSCPPFVHLLQDLRNRSIPKVGYPTLSAFVEFLSQFDVLDESVMKKNEKAVTVAAKPLNPAMFDTVLRNFTPDVPAGTSARPRQVLADSVLRQEDAQEFLSFAMNRMHDELLKLNGNGSNSKEGMVVSSADDDAWETVGRKNKSAIVRTQSFVPSELSSIFGGQLQSVVKAAGNKASATVEPFLLLHLDIFPDAVQTLNDALHLFSAPESLEGYRTAAGKGRKYELVATITHHGRDPYRGHYTAHAKHANGQWLRFDDDAVAPVGQNEVLHDQAYILFYQQV; encoded by the exons ATGagtggcggcggcagtggcagcggcagcggcgacaaG ATGTTGCTGTTCGGGTCCTTTACAGAGGATGAGACGAAGTTGTTCCAGGGTCAGCCTCTCAAAAGTCCGACTAAAAGTGCGACCAAATCATGGGAACATCCAGAGATCCAGTTTGGCTCGCTGAACTTTTCAGTTCTGAGTCTACAGAAAGCATCAAGTCCTATTGCTAAAGGTGTTGTTCTTCCTGCAAAATCAGCAGATGCTCAGAGCAGTGTCATTACAAAAGAGAATGCATGCAGTAATAAAAAGGAAGCTGTAGGATCTAGCTTTCCAAATGGTGGACCAGTTCTGGCTAATGGATGCCCCCTTGTGAATGTTTTTCCTAACAATGTTGTATTAGAGAATGTGAAGAAGACGGAGGCTGTTGTTCCTCCAGCTATGCCTGTTGCTCCTCCAGTTGTTACTGCCAAAAGCATCAGCAATGCTGCACCACATGCAGTGTCAGAGGTGGACAAGGAAAGCACCAAATCCACTCAAAACAGAAAGTTAGATAAGGAAAAGGAAATAACTGAAAATGGAAGCCCAGTTGTTGATACACCTATTGTTGCAGCTTCAGCAGATGAGGCGGTCACAAGCTTAAACAAGAAAGCCTCTCAGAACATGCCCCTGCTTCCTCATGGTTTGAGGAATACAGGAAATATTTGCTTCTTGAATGCAACTTTGCAGGCATTGCTTTCGTGCCCGCCTTTTGTCCACCTTTTACAGGATTTGAGAAACCGAAGTATACCTAAG GTTGGCTACCCAACTCTGAGTGCTTTTGTTGAGTTCCTCTCTCAATTTGATGTGCTTGACGAATCAGTTATGAAGAAAAATGAGAAGGCTGTTACAGTTGCTGCAAAACCACTTAATCCTGCCATGTTCGATACTGTTCTCAGAAACTTTACTCCGGATGTGCCGGCTGGAACATCTGCTCGGCCAAGGCAAGTGCTTGCTGATTCTGTTCTTAG GCAAGAAGATGCTCAAGAGTTTTTAAGTTTTGCCATGAATAGAATGCATGATGAACTGCTGAAGCTTAATGGCAATGGTTCGAATTCAAAGGAGGGTATGGTTGTTTCTTCTGCCGACGATGATGCTTGGGAGACTGTTGGACGAAAGAACAAATCTGCAATAGTTAGAACTCAGAGTTTTGTTCCATCCGAACTAAGTTCTATTTTTGGGGGGCAACTACAGAGTGTTGTGAAAGCTGCAG GTAACAAAGCATCAGCTACAGTTGAGCCCTTCCTACTTCTCCATCTTGATATATTCCCAGATGCTGTTCAGACACTGAACGATGCACTTCATCTTTTCTCTGCTCCTGAGTCTTTAGAAGGATACAGAACAGCTGCTGGAAAG GGTAGAAAATATGAACTTGTTGCGACCATCACTCATCATGGGAGGGACCCATACAGGGGGCACTACACTGCtcatgcaaagcatgccaacgGCCAGTGGCTTCGATTTGACGATGATGCTGTCGCCCCTGTGGGCCAGAACGAGGTCTTGCATGACCAAGCATATATCCTGTTCTACCAGCAAGTCTGA